TACAGTTCAGCTACTACTTTCTCAACAATGTCGCTATTAGCAGCGGCATCAATTTGACGCTCGAGGATTCTTTCTGCACCTACCAAGGCAAGAGCAGCAACCTGCTTGCGCAGTTCCTCTTTGACACGATTGCGTTCGGCTTCAACTTCAGCGTGAGCCTGTGTCAATATTTTCTCACGTTCAGCTTGTGCTTCACGTGTAGCATCCTCGACGATCTGAGCTTTGCGCTTATTAGCCAACTCAACAATTTGAGCAGACTGCAGCTTAGCTTCTTTCAGCTGTTCGGTTGCATGATCTTGCGCCAGAGCCAAATCTTTCTTGGCACGCTCCGCTGAAGATAATCCTTCGGCGATTTCTTTCTGACGAGCTTCGATAGCACCCATAAGCGGGGGCCATACATACTTCATACAAAACCAAACGAAGACTATAAAGGCGACC
This genomic window from Oceanisphaera avium contains:
- the atpF gene encoding F0F1 ATP synthase subunit B, whose amino-acid sequence is MNMNATILGQTVAFIVFVWFCMKYVWPPLMGAIEARQKEIAEGLSSAERAKKDLALAQDHATEQLKEAKLQSAQIVELANKRKAQIVEDATREAQAEREKILTQAHAEVEAERNRVKEELRKQVAALALVGAERILERQIDAAANSDIVEKVVAEL